Proteins encoded in a region of the Coffea eugenioides isolate CCC68of chromosome 4, Ceug_1.0, whole genome shotgun sequence genome:
- the LOC113769329 gene encoding uncharacterized protein LOC113769329 translates to MAKDRNKKKKLKNGSAPMDLTSDEQVFHVPQAMDTSEPGASRTSIGGPHRKTKGIQMKQTKNVRKMKAIAKAISKNEQSEQKISKNKSKITRIQSAKKLYD, encoded by the coding sequence ATGGCGAAGGACAGgaataagaagaagaaattgaaaaatggcTCAGCCCCGATGGACCTCACCTCTGATGAGCAAGTATTCCATGTCCCTCAAGCAATGGATACTTCAGAGCCGGGAGCTTCCAGAACATCTATTGGTGGGCCACATAGGAAGACTAAAGGCATCCAAATGAAGCAAACAAAGAATGTCCGGAAGATGAAAGCTATTGCAAAAGCTATATCTAAGAATGAGCAATCGGAACAGAAAATCTCGAAGAATAAAAGCAAGATAACTAGAATCCAATCTGCCAAAAAGCTATATGATTGA
- the LOC113767935 gene encoding protein SRG1-like — protein sequence MAEASVDLPAEILLSKRVQEMVLDNKEPPAPYKCRDDADSEDDDPISMSPIPLIDLGCLLLSTSEVPAQEIVEVLEKINAALSSWGCFQAIGHGISNLLLDKVRQISREFFAQPMEEKKKYAKTVVDFEGYGADPVPEEGQSLDWSDRLFLNVQPEDQRNYKFWPMNPESFRDVLLEYTDEMKRVTELISRAMAKSLNLDENCFLKQFGERSQLQARFNYYSPCKRPDLVLGLKPHSDGSGYTIIMQDEVGLQVLKDDKWYKIPKNPHAPLVLMADQMEIMTNGIFKSPVHRVLSNSERDRISVAVFYTPEVGKEIGPEDGLVNERTPKLFKMVKDYADTHFGYYQRGMRALHTAQA from the exons ATGGCTGAAGCATCTGTTGACCTCCCAGCAGAAATATTACTGTCCAAACGGGTCCAAGAAATGGTCCTGGATAATAAGGAGCCACCTGCCCCATATAAATGTAGGGATGATGCAGATTCTGAAGATGATGATCCCATTTCCATGTCTCCAATCCCACTTATTGATCTCGGCTGTCTGTTATTGTCAACTTCAGAGGTACCTGCACAAGAAATTGTAGAAGTGCTGGAGAAAATTAATGCAGCTCTTTCTTCGTGGGGATGCTTTCAG GCTATAGGTCATGGAATTTCAAATCTTTTGCTAGATAAGGTGAGACAAATTTCTAGAGAATTTTTCGCACAGCCaatggaagaaaagaaaaaatatgcaAAAACAGTCGTAGACTTCGAGGGTTATGGAGCTGACCCTGTCCCGGAAGAAGGTCAGTCCTTGGATTGGTCGGATCGGCTCTTTCTTAACGTGCAGCCCGAAGATCAAAGAAACTATAAATTTTGGCCAATGAATCCAGAATCTTTCAG AGATGTTTTACTGGAGTACACTGATGAGATGAAAAGGGTAACAGAGCTCATCTCCAGAGCGATGGCAAAGTCATTGAATCTGGATGAAAATTGCTTTTTGAAACAGTTTGGCGAGCGATCACAATTACAAGCAAGGTTTAACTACTATTCGCCTTGCAAAAGACCTGATCTTGTGCTTGGTTTAAAACCCCATTCGGATGGATCAGGATATACCATTATTATGCAAGATGAAGTAGGCCTCCAAGTTCTCAAAGATGACAAATGGTATAAGATTCCAAAAAATCCCCATGCCCCCCTTGTTCTTATGGCTGATCAAATGGAG ATAATGACCAATGGAATATTCAAGAGCCCAGTGCATAGAGTGTTGAGTAACTCGGAGAGGGATAGGATTTCTGTGGCTGTATTTTATACTCCTGAGGTAGGAAAAGAGATTGGACCAGAAGATGGCTTAGTAAATGAAAGAACCCCAAAATTGTTCAAGATGGTGAAAGACTATGCTGATACTCACTTCGGCTATTACCAGCGGGGGATGAGAGCATTACATACAGCACAAGCTTAA